One window of Streptomyces sp. SUK 48 genomic DNA carries:
- a CDS encoding secondary thiamine-phosphate synthase enzyme YjbQ: protein MSDAFTTRILNVSTGSRERVADLTGDCEDFLREAAGGRDGLLNIFVPHATAGIAVIETGAGSDDDLLAALHTLLPADDRWQHRHGSPGHGRDHVLPALVPPHATLPVIAGRLELGTWQSVCLVDTNRDNPDRQVRLSFLG, encoded by the coding sequence ATGTCAGATGCCTTCACCACCCGAATCCTGAACGTCTCCACCGGTAGCCGGGAGCGCGTGGCCGACCTCACCGGGGACTGCGAGGACTTCCTGCGCGAGGCCGCGGGCGGTCGCGACGGCCTGCTGAACATCTTCGTCCCGCACGCCACCGCCGGGATCGCCGTCATCGAGACCGGCGCCGGCAGCGACGACGACCTCCTCGCCGCCCTGCACACCCTGCTCCCCGCCGACGACCGCTGGCAGCACCGCCACGGCAGCCCCGGCCACGGCCGCGACCACGTCCTCCCGGCACTGGTCCCGCCGCACGCGACCCTGCCGGTGATCGCCGGCCGCCTGGAACTCGGCACCTGGCAGTCGGTGTGCCTGGTGGACACGAACCGGGACAACCCCGACCGGCAGGTGCGGCTGAGTTTCCTCGGCTGA